DNA sequence from the Plodia interpunctella isolate USDA-ARS_2022_Savannah chromosome 19, ilPloInte3.2, whole genome shotgun sequence genome:
CTTGAATTGTCCCTTTttcactttaaataaatacaactagCACAGCGTATGCCACTTTTGTCAccgaaggggcaaacccaagaagtgcttgGCTTGAGaatgttagcaattaacaaaCCAATGAAGTAAGAAGTATGATGGGTGCTTGATTAGAGGTTCGAATGGTCTAACAACTAAGACTGTGTGAAGTGTGAAAGAGaaagtgtgttttttttactgaaaatgTTACTTCAAATAtccaaacaaattttataggtACTCAAGACTTTGTCACAGTTAGCCACAGGACATatcgtaaattataattacaatataagcATTTACTAGGCCGGTCCTTAATTTATGATTAGGAATAATTAAATGCTTTATCATTTGACGTTGGGCTAATTGGTGTTgctttttgtattgtaaattgttAATTGTGGCTATCTACCTACCACCTGGTAAACAAGAGTAGGGCCAGGGGTCAGccattaatttattaggtatatcGAGAACTAGTTTGAACTACtatttacttacaattttggtaggtaagtacttaaatgAAACTAACTAGTTTCGTTTGCAGATTGACTCACAATTGCCTTCAAACTTGCTTAAAACCACagattatttgttaattatttactagcggccaatcccgacttcgctcgggtaaaaccaaaattaattatacctactactttattaattacttttatttaaaaaaatgcatacaaatacaaaaactagTGAAGAAAAATCGGTTCTAATCAAGATTTGACGTTCATTATCTGGATCGACCGGTCTGGTGAATGAGAACGCGGGCCGATCCCAAATAATGGGAAGTGGCAAGGAAAAACAAAGTTTTGACGAGCTTCAACTATTCTGTTATGAGCTCAGTAATTCATGTTccaatgataaaataaaattagacaaaATGCTAACAAACCCAACTGGCGGGTCTCTTATCTGACACATACAAACACGCACACATTATGTGTATTTGTCAATACCTCTAGACTTAGCGAGGGCAAATTGTCATCATGTTTCGCCCACGACACGTCGACGAGATTTACACCGGCCACTGTCGCGCAAATTGGCCCCAGTTCAGTCAGTCAGATACATGTTTTTAATAGTTTCCTCATCATCGTTTTGTTGTACCGGTATTTCTCCTACCGTATGTattgatgtatttattttcctgtcagttgactggaagagatcccttcatAGGACAAGACCACTGACGCAATTACTGGCCTGTATTCCGTTTCAACACAGTTAATATAAGATAATAAACGTACGTCTTATATTCATCAAAACGAAATAAGTACGATATCTTACTTCCACAAGTATCTGTTCGCAATTATCGTTGCAATCTGTCAGTTAATTTTGTACAGGCAACAGCATTTAATTCTACaagttcattgcaaattcgacGATATTACCAAAGCATAATGGTCTAAGCAGGATAACATGATATGATGTTGAATACGTCTAAAGTTATATGTAGGAAGGTACAATCAGACACAATAGTGACAACTTGAAAAGTTTATATTGTTTCTCCGCTTAGAAATTAAGGTAGCCTAAGGAACATTAGGTGCCATTTTTTTAGCACCCAAATTGGGATCTGGGATCTTGGACACATTGAAGACTTGGTCATGGACTCATCAAACCTCGGCGTTCTTATTACTAATAGATTTTGAAGTTATCTTGAGGATGATCCTCAAAAACTGTTCGACAACCATCTCCAATGTTTAGGAGCGGTGTTGACTGGACAAaaacggcccacactaagctCTAATCTTGTATCGTAAGTGCGATTgatacaaacacagaaacgagCACAACACACCCATAACCgctgacaaatatttgtgatcacaagCATAAATATTTGCCTGTACTGGGAACCGAATCCTTCGAATCCGAATCCTGGGACCTTCAGATATGGGACGTGCGTGGTAACGGTtgcgccacggaggtcgtcaaaactgAACACTCAAACAACCCAACCATACCAGACCATCCTAGCAAAGGCCGACGCCAAATAAAGGAATAGGACACGGAACAAGAAGATCTCAACAATATCCTCAATCGTAATCAATCGCAAATCTGttaacaataatttcaaaatggcgTCCTATCAGTTCTGGTTTCATAACCTCTGCATAATTGATTCGAGCGCACGTGGCGCTTTCGTGCCTTACTACAATCCATTGTGGTGGCTAATTCAGCTTATCTGGCCTTTGGCCCCGGGTGGTATTATTGAAAGATTGACCAGGAAAACTATGTTGACGTTGTTTATCTATTAGCCTAGTCATATTTATCgggttaattttaattgaacaaGAGAGTACctttattaatgaatattgtaGCTTGATTAAAGaggttattattatagatatgcCGTTCCGCACActattgaatattattcaGATGCTATTCGAGGAATAACTAATTAAAGTTAACACTtcgaaaagtatttttataactcaGTTGCCTATAAAGAGCCACACATACACGGAATACATCGTGGCGTCGTgtggcaacaacagcatttccaaagaggattgacgtcaggcaggcgtcCGGCCGCAAAACCAAAGCAGATTTTAGCGGGCCTGTCCTAACAGTGATAAGAGAAAacacgaaataaatttaaaaaatcaaaacttaGTTTTTGCATTTTCCTCTCGCCAGTACACAAGGGTCCAGAAAGTCCAGCTATGTGACATTTCCCGCACTATCAAAGGTTGCGCTAGCGAAAGGTTACATAGgaaatacaaattcaatacAAACCTCTGTAGCCCACCATTACTTTACCTAATTTACTATTCATTTGAACCTCGTTGTGGACGACAGCGTCCAGCTGgttcaaaatacaattatgtatatatatttatgcgaGTAAAGAAAATTGCAGCGATGTTAAGGAACATGGGACGTAggaaattatcattatcatcatttattatagtataaaacaaagtcgcccttcgcgtctgtctgttcagaCGCTTTCTTCTTTCAAACCACGTAGGCAACATATTTTGATGCAATATTCACTATTATGTATACCATTAATTACCGAAGGTTTATACATACGAAAATTCCTACGGAAACAAACTAAGTATAGCTATtttgacttatttttttatttcaattaattttatttatatattgtttttattttaataatagaatattctCCAAATTAAcgattatttaatgtaaatataaccTAATTATTGATTGTCATCTCTCAACAGTTTACATAACGGTACGCTACAAAGcaaactaataataaacaattaaactttAGTAGGTCTATCCCACTTTACTAATGGCCAAAGCGTGTATTCCCGTCAAATGGGCGAATTCTTCCTGCGCGATGGCAATCACCATTTTAACTTGTTTTAATtgcttttatgtttatatgtgATATTATATTCCTTTTATTGTGGccatttacataattacataaattagttTACATACACCGAGGTCTTAAGAGCgcatatgtaattaaaaataagcgTCGCCATACCGCAAGTTATTGAAAGTGCAAAATGTCGTTACTGACCTtactttatttgaataatgacGTCATCTGTTTAAATTCTATTAACAATGTTACAGATATAGTAACATCTTTATCTTTTAAGGGGTAGATAGAACCAGGAGTACGAGaactgtatgtatatatgtttaaacCTAATTCgatcatttacaaaatataagtaaaaaaggtACCTATAGAAATTGCGCCTTGATCCATTTATCTCATTTAAAAGTTTCACAACTACCTGCCTTAATTctaatacaaacattttgtcCACAGTGAGCAAGAAGCGGCAGTAATGAAGGCGAACCCGTGGCTTTACCACTACTACGCAGTGCAGTCCAAGCTGCATTACGGCTTAGCCTACGAAGCTGCTTCGAGAATGTACGGGCCGCCAGCTCCGGACGTGCCCATCTACCCTCCGACGATGCAGTACACCGCACCACCAGTCTGCGTCAACGGGAACCAAGTCATGATGCCCAGTCCGAATATCCAGCCACACATACCCCACGTGACCCCACATTTAACGCCAATGCACTACGCCTACGAACGGCCAGACAACGTCCCTGTAGATTACTCTGTGCCCCTCCAAGATAATAGGTACGATATGTAAACGACTTAAAGGTTTCCAACTTAACCCCGCTAATTGGacctattaaattttatagtgtCAACTGATGATCAAAACAATTTTGCACCTGTTTCAATGAGAtcatttctttaaataataaacctgAGCAAGGGAAACCCCAACTTGCGATGTTTAACGTTCTAAAATGacgaaaaaaacaaataagacCTGTTATTGACTTCTTCGTTCTTGACCATACCTCTAAAGTTATATTACCAGccttattgtattaaatattgtattaaatatagacTGAAATTTTAGCAATTGCTTCTAACATCAATCGACCATTAGAGTTATTTGGCACTCTGACATGGTCACATGTTTAACATTAGACCCATTTTACAGATACCACAATATTAGAGTGGAAGATACGAGAGTCCAGCCAAATGCGAAACGGAAAACGAAGAACACAGACGAGAAACCTAACACGCCCATTCCTAACATGTCGCCTCGATGTACCCCATCCACCGTCACATCTGGAGATACTCTAGTCGCTGTATCAGCTGGGTCGATAGCCAGCAGAAGACCTGGCTCGAAAAACTTCAATATAGCGGAGACAGAAATGGTTGATCAATGGAATCCTAGTCCCACTTGGTCGGAGTCCGCCCTACAGAAAGTTCCAGACGTTTGCCATCAGGATTTGAGTCCTTACGTGACGACAACGCCTCCAACGCCTTCTGGGACGCCAACATCGTACACACAAAACTATAGTCATACCTTTGTGTTCGACTGGTCACCAGAGCAATATGTTCCtcatactaataataacaatagatGTAACACAGTAACAACAGAAAGTTCCTACCAGCAGGCATGGGAAAGAAGCCAAAGGACCGCAATAACCAGTAACATGGAGGGCTCGATTGATGAGAATTGTAATCCTAATAGAATAAGCTTACCTGTGAGAGCTAGTAATCCACCTCCGGCGTATAACGCATCAAGGGAAGTTGAAGTTCTCAGAAGACAAATAGGTAAGTAGATGtctaataactataataatgtatCTAGAAGAGAAacttcttatttatatacctcATTGAAATTCAGTGGAAgcgttaaattttaacttttttttttaacatgtcACACATGTGTGACAAAAGTGTGtgtaagttaaaaagcatgctttttaacttatttttgaaaaaatgagatttttttgtctcattattattatacactttatttttatcgaaataatgttttcaaataactacttaatggttgactggaagaggtGCCCCCTTCTGTGCTTTTCGTTATGTTTTGTTGTGtgcaattaatttacattaaacaattaaatttattacacgtATACTTAGATTATACGCACGACGAAAAGCTCAGATTTTCGAAATTAggtatagttttcatttttttatggtggatagattataatttcctttttttgtttcagacaATCCGCATCCAGATTTGCCGGATGCCAAAAAACCTGCATTATAACTATAGcataattttgtcaaatttcGAATAAGATAGTTCAATATTTGTTACCctaataagtttaattatttgtattaaaaaaagctCTGGAACTCTCCTGTGATCTTTGTGTGAATAAGTAAAGTTATGGAtagatatacatttttttcccTTCCCTTgtacaaattattgttatttaaatttaggtattattatacaattcaCATACAATGTGATGTGTGTACGGTATACGAATCAGTatgttaaatgtaaataatccGTCCAAGGTTAAAAATGTGGAATTGAAATAATGAGATTATTGATCAAGCATTTCTAGATTGTGGATGCCTTGGTACCTATTTAGTTCTAGATAAGTAAGTTTCCAGCATGCAAAAGCTGAATTCTTTTCCTtcgcaattttattaaaatagatgTGAGAGCCGACCACTGTCACTATATTAGAATATATCTAGCAGTTAATATTGAATACGAATTTACAAGTGCGAAATTTATCGTCGAGGCGAAATTCATACTTAGAAATAAACGATTCAGCTGAGTTACAAAAGAATAACAAGATGTCTggcacaataaaataaaattattatatgagGATTTCAGTACATACTGTAATATCATCGAGATTGATACCTACATGCACTGTGcgaatatattgtaataaacgATTCCGTCCAGTCGTCttcctatttaaatatttataagtattacaTGTACTTACTTCATAGaagtaaattttgtacaaatacatataaacgaAACAAGTTCTTAGTTTCGtcatgtaggtatattatttagaaataatttatactccATACATTGttgattgaatttaaaaaagtaaagatATTACGATTATACCAaagtgtttttcttttatattattcttacCCAAGAAGTAAACTGTAGGTCAAGGATATGATACATACCCAGATGTTGTTTGCTACGCTACGATAAtcgctgaaccgattttattAACGTATGGAATAGATCTATCAtgcttaaaaaggttaggtagcattaaaataaaatgccttTCTAATAAGATATTTCccatatttattgaattaaaatatccagaaacactacataaataaaatgtttacttaaaattattgaaaaattacattatcattCCATTAGATAAATACGACAGATTCACAATTTAATCTAATCAGGCCTTAAGCGCATATTTCTCAAAAGGCAAAGATCTCTGGCCGTGTCTTTCCTGCCGTAAGGGATAGATAAATCATGTAGCCTTAATATCAGACTTATATTAAATCCTTCAGGAATAGCCTTTATCAAAGTGGGCACAAGTTCGCTCGTCATCTTCTGCAACACCAAATGTGCTCTTTCATGTCCACAAGAGACGACGTATGTCAGAAACTGaagaataaaatgtgtttgtggAGTGACTTCACCATTTTTACCAGCCAAGTGCGAGAAAGACGTGTATAACGTCTCCAGAGCAGACTGTAAAGGCTCTTTCAAGGTTACCCCAGAATTGTTCTGCCCTTGGCCATAATATCCACTACTATCCGAACTATTATCATTTAGCCTCCGAACTTTGCTTGATGTCACATCCATATCATCAGAATCGTCATGTCGGCGCTTTCTAGATATTTGAAGTTTATTCGCATTGCTGTGTTCTAAGGCAGCATAAATGCAATATACTGATAGTTTTGCCAATATTGCTGATTGTGGTTCAACCAATTCTTCGCACAGCTTGGCATTGTAAAGATATTGAGGCAGTACATGTAATAATAAAGCCTCGGTGCATTTTTCGATATCTATATGAAGTATAGCAAAAACTATATCTACTGATCTATCCAGGTCTTCTTGGTACCGGAATTTAAGTGTTTCTTTTACCAGATGTCTCACAAACCACACTGGACCAGTAGTATTTAGAAGACTCTCAAAATTATGCGTAGCATCAATATGAAGGTATCCT
Encoded proteins:
- the dysf gene encoding PAS domain-containing protein cky-1 isoform X1; the protein is MFTRFDQGKSTKGASKLRRDLINAEIANLRDLLPLPPSTRQRLSQLQLMALVCVYVRKSNYFQQVFKRFDINHQSSSATNFGFSKAMNGFLMMMTQNGKLLYISDNAAEYLGHSMEDLLIHGDSVYDVIDKQDQQAVRTELSRAPTDGEDRVFLCRMNVARNARRQMRFGDQKVVLVRGHYVSYLPLCSRNEPVFLAVCTPLAMPETRECVVHGATNVFTTVHAMDMKILHIDANSEWHLGWERSSLHGVSWYHLLHPDCCKEAQTKHRLITQSEQERSCIALLRLQRRAGGFLWVHAVLQLKENLENSQRPVIVCTNQVLSEQEAAVMKANPWLYHYYAVQSKLHYGLAYEAASRMYGPPAPDVPIYPPTMQYTAPPVCVNGNQVMMPSPNIQPHIPHVTPHLTPMHYAYERPDNVPVDYSVPLQDNRYHNIRVEDTRVQPNAKRKTKNTDEKPNTPIPNMSPRCTPSTVTSGDTLVAVSAGSIASRRPGSKNFNIAETEMVDQWNPSPTWSESALQKVPDVCHQDLSPYVTTTPPTPSGTPTSYTQNYSHTFVFDWSPEQYVPHTNNNNRCNTVTTESSYQQAWERSQRTAITSNMEGSIDENCNPNRISLPVRASNPPPAYNASREVEVLRRQIDNPHPDLPDAKKPAL
- the dysf gene encoding PAS domain-containing protein cky-1 isoform X2, with the protein product MFTRFDQGKSTKGASKLRRDLINAEIANLRDLLPLPPSTRQRLSQLQLMALVCVYVRKSNYFQQVFKRFDINHQSSSATNFGFSKAMNGFLMMMTQNGKLLYISDNAAEYLGHSMEDLLIHGDSVYDVIDKQDQQAVRTELSRAPTDGEDRVFLCRMNVARNARRQMRFGDQKVVLVRGHYVSYLPLCSRNEPVFLAVCTPLAMPETRECVVHGATNVFTTVHAMDMKILHIDANEWHLGWERSSLHGVSWYHLLHPDCCKEAQTKHRLITQSEQERSCIALLRLQRRAGGFLWVHAVLQLKENLENSQRPVIVCTNQVLSEQEAAVMKANPWLYHYYAVQSKLHYGLAYEAASRMYGPPAPDVPIYPPTMQYTAPPVCVNGNQVMMPSPNIQPHIPHVTPHLTPMHYAYERPDNVPVDYSVPLQDNRYHNIRVEDTRVQPNAKRKTKNTDEKPNTPIPNMSPRCTPSTVTSGDTLVAVSAGSIASRRPGSKNFNIAETEMVDQWNPSPTWSESALQKVPDVCHQDLSPYVTTTPPTPSGTPTSYTQNYSHTFVFDWSPEQYVPHTNNNNRCNTVTTESSYQQAWERSQRTAITSNMEGSIDENCNPNRISLPVRASNPPPAYNASREVEVLRRQIDNPHPDLPDAKKPAL